TCCGAGCGCGAACTCACCACAATGACCGGCAGCGGCCTGGACTGAGTTACCAGCCGAAGGAAGGTAAACCCGTCCATGCCGGGCATTTCCAGATCCAGCGTGATGACATCAGGGCTGAACTCGTAGAGCTTCTTGAGGGCGTC
The Chrysiogenia bacterium genome window above contains:
- a CDS encoding response regulator, producing MSANPIRVMVVDDSAYNRRILTDMLEKSRDIEVVAKARNGEDALKKLYEFSPDVITLDLEMPGMDGFTFLRLVTQSRPLPVIVVSSRS